The Pseudomonadota bacterium genome segment GATCGAAGGCCTCGCGCGAATGCAGCAGGCGGGCGTTGTCCCAGAGCATGAGGTCGCCCAGGCGCCAGTGGTGCGTGTGGCGAAACTCGGGCTGCATCAAGTGGGCCGACAGCTTGCTCACGAGTGCATCGCTCGTGTCCGCGTCGTGGCCGTCGATGGCGTAGGTCTGGGTGGGGTCGAAGTAGAGGTTGGGCCGCCCGTCCACGGGGTGGTAGAGCACCGTGGGGTGGCGCGCGTCGGGCGTGCGGTCGCGAATCGAGCGCACGCCGGGTTCATCGGTGATGTCGGTGTTGTACATCTGATAGGCGAACAACCCGTGGCGTGCATCGATCAGCGCGCGGGTCTCGTGATCCAGCCCGTCGTAGGCGAGTACCGTGTTGATCCAATGGGTGTCGCCACCTTCCGGGGGGACTTCCATGGCGTAGAAGGCGGCGCCGGTGGCCGGGCGTTCGCGATAGCTCTGGTCCGTGTGCCAACGCAGCTCGTAGCTGCCTAGGCCGCCGAGGTTAGTGCCGTCTTCGAGGTACAGGTTCGTGACCAGAGCGACTTCCGGGTGGTAGCGGGAGTGGATGTCCTTGCGCACCACTTGCTCGAGTTCGCCGAAGGCCCCGCTCACGCGCATGAGCGTCCGCTCGTCCAGGAGCTGATCGCGGATCAGCACCAGGGGATGCTCGGACCAGGTGGTGGCCAGCAGCTCCAGGAGCTGGTCGTCGGCATCGCGCAGGTCGATGCCGCCGACCTCCACGCCAAAGGTGGGGTGACCAGCGTTGTCTTTCAGCGGCCGCTTGGTGATCACGGCATCTGATGGGGCACTTGTGCGCAAGGCGAAACACCGTAGGGAGTTGAACTGGCATACTACAAACCATGTCCGGACAA includes the following:
- a CDS encoding TauD/TfdA family dioxygenase, which codes for MRTSAPSDAVITKRPLKDNAGHPTFGVEVGGIDLRDADDQLLELLATTWSEHPLVLIRDQLLDERTLMRVSGAFGELEQVVRKDIHSRYHPEVALVTNLYLEDGTNLGGLGSYELRWHTDQSYRERPATGAAFYAMEVPPEGGDTHWINTVLAYDGLDHETRALIDARHGLFAYQMYNTDITDEPGVRSIRDRTPDARHPTVLYHPVDGRPNLYFDPTQTYAIDGHDADTSDALVSKLSAHLMQPEFRHTHHWRLGDLMLWDNARLLHSREAFDPQLPRLAKRTTIFLRPDLFPVPALP